The following proteins are encoded in a genomic region of Alnus glutinosa chromosome 8, dhAlnGlut1.1, whole genome shotgun sequence:
- the LOC133876126 gene encoding scopoletin 8-hydroxylase-like produces MDPSFNNGNSLFDFVVRDGNGVKGLTDLGISVVPERYIQPPEERIDKQNAISHRLAPIDLSKLDGPAHEQVVEEMGRAAETLGFFQVVNHGVPVELLESLKDAAHNFFRQTSEKKAIYRKGVSPIPSVMYGTSFALEKEKALEWKDYIGMAYTCDADALQYWPMECKEVALEYLKKTTNMVRKIVEILIGKIGVTLDDSRVNALVDSKTVNMNFYPACPNPELTLAIGRHSDIGTLTVLLQDRIGGLYVKLEEDIDAANKGSEWVEIPPTPGAFVINVGDVLQIVSNGRYKSAEHRVRTSSNESRVSIPVFTMPKLSEKIGPLPQVVERDGVARYREVVFQEYKNNFFGSAHQGKRSLDFTKP; encoded by the exons ATGGATCCAAGTTTCAACAATGGAAACTCACTATTTGACTTTGTCGTCCGAGATGGCAATGGCGTCAAAGGCTTGACGGACTTAGGCATATCAGTCGTACCGGAGCGATACATCCAACCACCAGAAGAGCGAATAGACAAGCAAAATGCGATTTCTCATAGACTTGCACCGATTGATTTATCGAAGCT tgaTGGGCCGGCCCACGAGCAGGTAGTGGAAGAGATGGGTAGAGCTGCCGAGACTCTAGGGTTCTTCCAAGTTGTGAACCACGGCGTGCCGGTGGAGTTGCTAGAGTCGCTTAAAGACGCAGCGCACAATTTCTTTCGCCAAACGTCTGAAAAGAAAGCTATTTACCGCAAAGGCGTAAGCCCCATCCCGTCGGTGATGTATGGGACAAGCTTTGCGCTAGAGAAAGAGAAAGCATTGGAGTGGAAGGACTATATTGGCATGGCCTACACTTGTGATGCTGATGCTCTTCAGTATTGGCCAATGGAGTGCAA GGAAGTGGCACTTGAGTAcctaaagaaaacaacaaatatgGTGAGAAAAATAGTGGAGATTTTGATAGGGAAGATTGGAGTGACACTGGATGATTCTAGAGTGAATGCCCTGGTGGATTCAAAAACTGTAAACATGAACTTCTATCCAGCGTGTCCCAATCCAGAGCTTACACTTGCCATAGGAAGACACTCGGACATTGGAACCCTAACTGTGTTACTACAAGATAGAATAGGAGGTTTATACGTGAAACTTGAAGAAGATATCGATGCTGCAAACAAGGGATCAGAGTGGGTGGAGATTCCACCTACCCCCGGTGCGTTCGTCATCAACGTCGGCGATGTGTTACAG ATAGTAAGTAATGGAAGGTATAAAAGCGCTGAACATAGGGTGCGTACCAGCAGCAATGAATCAAGAGTGTCAATCCCAGTATTTACAATGCCTAAATTGAGTGAGAAGATAGGGCCGTTGCCTCAAGTGGTGGAGAGAGATGGGGTGGCTCGTTATCGGGAGGTTGTGTTTCAGGAATACAAGAACAACTTTTTTGGGAGTGCTCATCAAGGAAAGAGATCCCTTGATTTCACTAAGCCTTGA
- the LOC133874746 gene encoding uncharacterized protein LOC133874746 isoform X3, with protein sequence MRLKNAESGRFPNFGAIFMSNQSTMEECFERKLLGLPASQTDFVRGVEVGMILFLFEYEKRKLFGVFEATSDGEINIVPHAYSSSGRQFPAQVRFTTIWHCLPLSEHEFRHAILRNYYDKYKFNFGLSKNQVESLLMLFVSKKVGVPKSPTFINSARKRHCKHSSEETELKVINPNRVSGNQPVTSREEPEVLNISSRSFSIDLGDFIPLASPDDSELADAEAPFSQVGYFENNQTESATFECCEDFCFPKPCVPVMPTLSDETFRVENLYHPFAASSSYGDACYGIAQSSSAAGSLFNLGDCHLKDSANHLRVQSSGCQEQSGLYYGDKIPSSKGLYSDTLDKRTSVFSRLDWASKDFVQEKGDDTRVDKSVDEIMEELLQKSDKWRKMVKQDESVEHENEYCNKKKRISVFSRLTKDSKDSKSCWTR encoded by the exons ATGAGGTTAAAGAATGCTGAGTCTGGAAGGTTTCCAAATTTTGGAGCCATCTTTATGTCGAATCAGAGTACAATGGAAGAGTGTTTTGAGAGAAAATTACTTGGCCTACCAGCTTCTCAAACTGATTTTGTTAGAGGAGTTGAGGTTGgaatgattttgtttctttttgaatATGAGAAGCGAAAACTCTTTGGGGTTTTTGAGGCCACTTCAGATGGTGAGATAAATATTGTTCCCCATGCATACAGTTCATCCGGGAGGCAATTTCCTGCACAG GTTCGATTTACCACAATCTGGCATTGTCTTCCTCTTTCAGAACATGAGTTTCGTCATGCTATTCTCAGAAATTACTATGACAAGTACAAATTCAATTTTGGTCTATCTAAAAATCAG GTTGAGAGCCTTCTCATgttatttgtttcaaaaaaagtTGGAGTCCCAAAATCTCCAACTTTCATAAACAGTGCTAGAAAAAGGCATTGCAAGCATTCTAGTGAAGAAACAGAATTGAaagttataaaccctaaccgtgtTTCTGGCAATCAACCTGTTACATCTAGAGAGGAGCCAGAAGTGTTGAATATCTCTTCCAGAAGTTTTAGTATTGACCTTGGAGATTTCATACCATTGGCTTCGCCTGATGATTCTGAACTTGCTGATGCAGAAGCTCCTTTCTCACAGGTTGGGTATTTTGAGAACAATCAAACAGAATCGGCTACTTTTGAGTGTTGCGAAGACTTTTGCTTCCCTAAACCTTGTGTACCTGTCATGCCTACCTTGAGTGATGAAACATTTAGAGTGGAGAATCTTTATCACCCATTTGCTGCGTCAAGTTCATATGGGGATGCCTGCTATGGAATAGCCCAGTCTTCCTCTGCTGCTGGTTCATTGTTTAATTTGGGTGATTGCCACTTGAAGGACAGTGCTAACCATTTAAGAGTACAAAGTTCAGGCTGCCAAGAACAGAGTGGTTTGTATTATGGTGATAAAATTCCAAGCAGCAAGGGTCTGTATTCTGATACTCTGGACAAGAGAACTAGTGTGTTTTCTCGTTTAGATTGGGCCTCAAAAGATTTTGTACAAGAGAAAGGGGATGATACCCGAGTGGATAAGTCAGTGGATGAAATCATGGAAGAGTTGCTGCAGAAGTCAGACAAGTGGAGAAAGATGGTGAAACAAGATGAATCTGTTGAACATGAAAATGAATATTgtaataaaaagaagagaattaGCGTGTTTTCTCGCTTGACAAAGGATTCAAAAGACTCGAAAAGTTGTTGGACAAGATAA
- the LOC133874746 gene encoding uncharacterized protein LOC133874746 isoform X2: MRSEGILDMRLKNAESGRFPNFGAIFMSNQSTMEECFERKLLGLPASQTDFVRGVEVGMILFLFEYEKRKLFGVFEATSDGEINIVPHAYSSSGRQFPAQVRFTTIWHCLPLSEHEFRHAILRNYYDKYKFNFGLSKNQVESLLMLFVSKKVGVPKSPTFINSARKRHCKHSSEETELKVINPNRVSGNQPVTSREEPEVLNISSRSFSIDLGDFIPLASPDDSELADAEAPFSQVGYFENNQTESATFECCEDFCFPKPCVPVMPTLSDETFRVENLYHPFAASSSYGDACYGIAQSSSAAGSLFNLGDCHLKDSANHLRVQSSGCQEQSGLYYGDKIPSSKGLYSDTLDKRTSVFSRLDWASKDFVQEKGDDTRVDKSVDEIMEELLQKSDKWRKMVKQDESVEHENEYCNKKKRISVFSRLTKDSKDSKSCWTR; encoded by the exons ATGAGGTCTGAAGGAATATTGG ATATGAGGTTAAAGAATGCTGAGTCTGGAAGGTTTCCAAATTTTGGAGCCATCTTTATGTCGAATCAGAGTACAATGGAAGAGTGTTTTGAGAGAAAATTACTTGGCCTACCAGCTTCTCAAACTGATTTTGTTAGAGGAGTTGAGGTTGgaatgattttgtttctttttgaatATGAGAAGCGAAAACTCTTTGGGGTTTTTGAGGCCACTTCAGATGGTGAGATAAATATTGTTCCCCATGCATACAGTTCATCCGGGAGGCAATTTCCTGCACAG GTTCGATTTACCACAATCTGGCATTGTCTTCCTCTTTCAGAACATGAGTTTCGTCATGCTATTCTCAGAAATTACTATGACAAGTACAAATTCAATTTTGGTCTATCTAAAAATCAG GTTGAGAGCCTTCTCATgttatttgtttcaaaaaaagtTGGAGTCCCAAAATCTCCAACTTTCATAAACAGTGCTAGAAAAAGGCATTGCAAGCATTCTAGTGAAGAAACAGAATTGAaagttataaaccctaaccgtgtTTCTGGCAATCAACCTGTTACATCTAGAGAGGAGCCAGAAGTGTTGAATATCTCTTCCAGAAGTTTTAGTATTGACCTTGGAGATTTCATACCATTGGCTTCGCCTGATGATTCTGAACTTGCTGATGCAGAAGCTCCTTTCTCACAGGTTGGGTATTTTGAGAACAATCAAACAGAATCGGCTACTTTTGAGTGTTGCGAAGACTTTTGCTTCCCTAAACCTTGTGTACCTGTCATGCCTACCTTGAGTGATGAAACATTTAGAGTGGAGAATCTTTATCACCCATTTGCTGCGTCAAGTTCATATGGGGATGCCTGCTATGGAATAGCCCAGTCTTCCTCTGCTGCTGGTTCATTGTTTAATTTGGGTGATTGCCACTTGAAGGACAGTGCTAACCATTTAAGAGTACAAAGTTCAGGCTGCCAAGAACAGAGTGGTTTGTATTATGGTGATAAAATTCCAAGCAGCAAGGGTCTGTATTCTGATACTCTGGACAAGAGAACTAGTGTGTTTTCTCGTTTAGATTGGGCCTCAAAAGATTTTGTACAAGAGAAAGGGGATGATACCCGAGTGGATAAGTCAGTGGATGAAATCATGGAAGAGTTGCTGCAGAAGTCAGACAAGTGGAGAAAGATGGTGAAACAAGATGAATCTGTTGAACATGAAAATGAATATTgtaataaaaagaagagaattaGCGTGTTTTCTCGCTTGACAAAGGATTCAAAAGACTCGAAAAGTTGTTGGACAAGATAA
- the LOC133874746 gene encoding uncharacterized protein LOC133874746 isoform X1 translates to MHGTQELSILFVFLGFLGNQTVWLLAEEDMRLKNAESGRFPNFGAIFMSNQSTMEECFERKLLGLPASQTDFVRGVEVGMILFLFEYEKRKLFGVFEATSDGEINIVPHAYSSSGRQFPAQVRFTTIWHCLPLSEHEFRHAILRNYYDKYKFNFGLSKNQVESLLMLFVSKKVGVPKSPTFINSARKRHCKHSSEETELKVINPNRVSGNQPVTSREEPEVLNISSRSFSIDLGDFIPLASPDDSELADAEAPFSQVGYFENNQTESATFECCEDFCFPKPCVPVMPTLSDETFRVENLYHPFAASSSYGDACYGIAQSSSAAGSLFNLGDCHLKDSANHLRVQSSGCQEQSGLYYGDKIPSSKGLYSDTLDKRTSVFSRLDWASKDFVQEKGDDTRVDKSVDEIMEELLQKSDKWRKMVKQDESVEHENEYCNKKKRISVFSRLTKDSKDSKSCWTR, encoded by the exons ATGCATGGGACTCAAGAGCTGTCTATTTTATTCGTTTTCCTCGGTTTTCTAGGCAACCAAACGGTGTGGTTACTTGCTGAAGAAG ATATGAGGTTAAAGAATGCTGAGTCTGGAAGGTTTCCAAATTTTGGAGCCATCTTTATGTCGAATCAGAGTACAATGGAAGAGTGTTTTGAGAGAAAATTACTTGGCCTACCAGCTTCTCAAACTGATTTTGTTAGAGGAGTTGAGGTTGgaatgattttgtttctttttgaatATGAGAAGCGAAAACTCTTTGGGGTTTTTGAGGCCACTTCAGATGGTGAGATAAATATTGTTCCCCATGCATACAGTTCATCCGGGAGGCAATTTCCTGCACAG GTTCGATTTACCACAATCTGGCATTGTCTTCCTCTTTCAGAACATGAGTTTCGTCATGCTATTCTCAGAAATTACTATGACAAGTACAAATTCAATTTTGGTCTATCTAAAAATCAG GTTGAGAGCCTTCTCATgttatttgtttcaaaaaaagtTGGAGTCCCAAAATCTCCAACTTTCATAAACAGTGCTAGAAAAAGGCATTGCAAGCATTCTAGTGAAGAAACAGAATTGAaagttataaaccctaaccgtgtTTCTGGCAATCAACCTGTTACATCTAGAGAGGAGCCAGAAGTGTTGAATATCTCTTCCAGAAGTTTTAGTATTGACCTTGGAGATTTCATACCATTGGCTTCGCCTGATGATTCTGAACTTGCTGATGCAGAAGCTCCTTTCTCACAGGTTGGGTATTTTGAGAACAATCAAACAGAATCGGCTACTTTTGAGTGTTGCGAAGACTTTTGCTTCCCTAAACCTTGTGTACCTGTCATGCCTACCTTGAGTGATGAAACATTTAGAGTGGAGAATCTTTATCACCCATTTGCTGCGTCAAGTTCATATGGGGATGCCTGCTATGGAATAGCCCAGTCTTCCTCTGCTGCTGGTTCATTGTTTAATTTGGGTGATTGCCACTTGAAGGACAGTGCTAACCATTTAAGAGTACAAAGTTCAGGCTGCCAAGAACAGAGTGGTTTGTATTATGGTGATAAAATTCCAAGCAGCAAGGGTCTGTATTCTGATACTCTGGACAAGAGAACTAGTGTGTTTTCTCGTTTAGATTGGGCCTCAAAAGATTTTGTACAAGAGAAAGGGGATGATACCCGAGTGGATAAGTCAGTGGATGAAATCATGGAAGAGTTGCTGCAGAAGTCAGACAAGTGGAGAAAGATGGTGAAACAAGATGAATCTGTTGAACATGAAAATGAATATTgtaataaaaagaagagaattaGCGTGTTTTCTCGCTTGACAAAGGATTCAAAAGACTCGAAAAGTTGTTGGACAAGATAA